Proteins encoded by one window of Cannabis sativa cultivar Pink pepper isolate KNU-18-1 chromosome 4, ASM2916894v1, whole genome shotgun sequence:
- the LOC115712529 gene encoding zinc finger protein JAGGED isoform X2 has translation MRPHDQGNPLDLNNLPEDYLINNTTRSDGYNNNSNRKKKSGGNGNKEGKEELGKVYECRFCSLKFCKSQALGGHMNRHRQERETETLNRARQLVFSNDTLAAQTHLSCCHPMTPAGAGYHHPTTNMGVVADTSPLPMRFPTRMFSGSSSSNFPPLPPPPQPPQPSQSPYTLYNNSSTPSSSNRPIPYSSSHFPPPPHDYYVGHVLTSNTNSPSQYCHPNLTYPSSDQSNYTCIGAPVGFGTSGSGGGGGSGRGGSTELAESGGINRGGIGNSF, from the exons AT GAGGCCTCATGATCAAGGGAACCCTTTAGACCTAAACAACTTGCCTGAAGATTATTTGATCAATAATACCACTAGATCAGACG gttataataataatagtaatagaaagaaaaaaagcgGCGGAAATGGGAATAAGGAAGGAAAAGAGGAGTTGGGGAAGGTGTATGAGTGTAGGTTTTGTTCTCTTAAGTTCTGCAAATCTCAGGCACTTGGTGGACACATGAATCGCCACCGTCAag AAAGAGAGACAGAAACACTGAATCGAGCTCGTCAGTTGGTCTTCAGTAACGATACACTAGCCGCCCAAACTCACCTCAG ctGTTGTCATCCAATGACACCGGCCGGAGCGGGTTACCATCATCCAACAACCAACATGGGAGTGGTAGCAGACACGTCACCACTCCCAATGAGATTTCCAACAAGAATGTTTTCCGGTTCGTCATCATCAAATTTCCCACCACTACCGCCGCCACCACAACCGCCACAACCTTCTCAATCCCCTTATACTCTATACAACAACTCATCAACACCATCATCATCCAACCGTCCAATCCCATACTCATCATCACACTTTCCACCACCACCACATGATTACTATGTTGGCCATGTACTCACCTCAAACACCAACTCTCCATCACAATATTGTCATCCTAACCTAACCTATCCATCCTCTGATCAATCAAACTACACTTGTATCGGTGCCCCGGTAGGGTTTGGAACATCAGGCTCGGGCGGTGGTGGAGGTAGCGGCCGAGGAGGATCCACCGAGTTAGCGGAGTCAGGAGGAATTAATAGGGGAG GGATTGGGAACAGCTTTTGA
- the LOC115712529 gene encoding zinc finger protein JAGGED isoform X1, with amino-acid sequence MRPHDQGNPLDLNNLPEDYLINNTTRSDGKQLFHDGSTGYNNNSNRKKKSGGNGNKEGKEELGKVYECRFCSLKFCKSQALGGHMNRHRQERETETLNRARQLVFSNDTLAAQTHLSCCHPMTPAGAGYHHPTTNMGVVADTSPLPMRFPTRMFSGSSSSNFPPLPPPPQPPQPSQSPYTLYNNSSTPSSSNRPIPYSSSHFPPPPHDYYVGHVLTSNTNSPSQYCHPNLTYPSSDQSNYTCIGAPVGFGTSGSGGGGGSGRGGSTELAESGGINRGGIGNSF; translated from the exons AT GAGGCCTCATGATCAAGGGAACCCTTTAGACCTAAACAACTTGCCTGAAGATTATTTGATCAATAATACCACTAGATCAGACGGTAAACAACTCTTCCATGATGGATCCACcg gttataataataatagtaatagaaagaaaaaaagcgGCGGAAATGGGAATAAGGAAGGAAAAGAGGAGTTGGGGAAGGTGTATGAGTGTAGGTTTTGTTCTCTTAAGTTCTGCAAATCTCAGGCACTTGGTGGACACATGAATCGCCACCGTCAag AAAGAGAGACAGAAACACTGAATCGAGCTCGTCAGTTGGTCTTCAGTAACGATACACTAGCCGCCCAAACTCACCTCAG ctGTTGTCATCCAATGACACCGGCCGGAGCGGGTTACCATCATCCAACAACCAACATGGGAGTGGTAGCAGACACGTCACCACTCCCAATGAGATTTCCAACAAGAATGTTTTCCGGTTCGTCATCATCAAATTTCCCACCACTACCGCCGCCACCACAACCGCCACAACCTTCTCAATCCCCTTATACTCTATACAACAACTCATCAACACCATCATCATCCAACCGTCCAATCCCATACTCATCATCACACTTTCCACCACCACCACATGATTACTATGTTGGCCATGTACTCACCTCAAACACCAACTCTCCATCACAATATTGTCATCCTAACCTAACCTATCCATCCTCTGATCAATCAAACTACACTTGTATCGGTGCCCCGGTAGGGTTTGGAACATCAGGCTCGGGCGGTGGTGGAGGTAGCGGCCGAGGAGGATCCACCGAGTTAGCGGAGTCAGGAGGAATTAATAGGGGAG GGATTGGGAACAGCTTTTGA